A region of [Bacteroides] pectinophilus DNA encodes the following proteins:
- a CDS encoding EscU/YscU/HrcU family type III secretion system export apparatus switch protein, producing the protein MNNPKDDNLNNSNNSNNSNKVAVALSYEAGEQAPRIIASGRGYLADQIIEKSKESDVPVYQDNKLASTLAKLEIGDMIPPELYGVVAEILVFVDDMDRLRAKVKKK; encoded by the coding sequence ATGAATAATCCAAAGGATGATAACCTGAATAACAGCAATAACAGTAATAACAGTAATAAGGTTGCCGTGGCACTGTCATATGAAGCCGGTGAACAGGCACCGAGAATTATTGCAAGCGGCAGGGGATATCTTGCTGACCAGATTATTGAAAAGTCAAAAGAATCGGATGTTCCGGTATATCAGGACAATAAGCTTGCGTCAACACTTGCCAAGCTTGAGATTGGTGATATGATTCCTCCCGAACTGTACGGAGTTGTGGCAGAGATACTCGTGTTTGTTGATGATATGGACAGGTTAAGAGCCAAGGTAAAGAAAAAATGA
- a CDS encoding YraN family protein, translated as MNKRQRGAEYEELAAKYLISKGYRILERNYSDRAGEIDIIASKDGMLIFCEVKYRGGTGYGSALEAVTLRKQHRICRTAMHYYAYHGCAQGIQCRFDVIAIDGNEIEHIENAFEYV; from the coding sequence ATAAATAAAAGACAGAGGGGAGCAGAATATGAGGAACTTGCGGCAAAGTATCTTATCTCAAAAGGATACAGGATTCTTGAGCGCAATTATTCTGACAGAGCGGGTGAGATAGACATTATTGCATCTAAGGACGGGATGCTCATATTCTGTGAAGTCAAATACCGGGGAGGTACCGGCTACGGAAGTGCACTTGAAGCAGTTACTTTGCGCAAACAGCACAGAATCTGCCGCACGGCAATGCACTATTATGCATATCATGGCTGCGCGCAGGGGATACAGTGCAGATTTGATGTTATTGCGATTGACGGTAATGAGATTGAACATATTGAGAATGCATTTGAATATGTGTGA
- the pgeF gene encoding peptidoglycan editing factor PgeF, with product MNKIPAIKYINPSNTTVIRNTNGVAYIQSRALADIEYVKHSFSTRLGGVSGGIWSSMNLNFGRGDDEANVLANFRLYAEATGTDVDNMVYSMQTHTTNVIRVGRADCGNGVTKPQRFNDVDGLVTNEPGVCLVTTYADCVPLYFVDTKNRAIGLSHSGWRGTVGNITQVTVSLMRSEFGTKPEDIIAFIGPSICKSCYEVSGDVADKFKAAYSAEEIEDILTDKGMINKEHKYLLNLHAANVANMVNAGIPADNINVTDICTCCNPDFLYSHRASGGRRGGLCAFLELR from the coding sequence ATGAATAAAATTCCTGCAATAAAATATATAAATCCATCAAACACCACGGTTATCCGTAACACCAACGGTGTGGCATACATCCAGAGCCGTGCACTTGCGGATATTGAGTATGTTAAACATTCATTTTCGACGAGACTTGGAGGAGTGAGCGGGGGAATATGGTCTTCGATGAATCTCAACTTTGGAAGGGGAGATGACGAGGCGAATGTGCTTGCCAACTTCAGGCTGTATGCAGAGGCAACGGGAACTGATGTTGATAATATGGTCTATTCAATGCAGACACATACAACTAATGTTATCCGTGTCGGCAGGGCTGACTGCGGCAATGGTGTCACGAAACCGCAGCGGTTTAATGATGTTGACGGGCTTGTAACCAATGAACCGGGAGTGTGCCTTGTAACAACGTATGCAGATTGTGTACCGCTGTATTTTGTTGATACGAAGAACCGGGCGATAGGACTTTCACATTCGGGATGGCGTGGAACCGTAGGTAACATTACACAGGTGACGGTCAGTCTTATGAGAAGTGAATTCGGAACAAAGCCTGAAGATATTATTGCATTTATCGGTCCAAGCATCTGTAAGAGCTGCTATGAGGTAAGCGGGGATGTGGCGGATAAGTTCAAAGCTGCGTACTCGGCGGAAGAGATAGAAGATATACTGACTGATAAGGGTATGATTAACAAAGAACACAAATATCTCCTGAATCTTCATGCGGCTAATGTGGCTAATATGGTGAATGCGGGAATACCGGCAGATAATATAAATGTGACTGACATATGCACCTGCTGCAATCCTGACTTCCTGTATTCTCACAGGGCATCAGGAGGCAGACGTGGCGGCTTATGTGCATTTCTTGAATTAAGATGA